A region of the Microcystis aeruginosa FD4 genome:
TTTTTTACAGCAAATTATTAGACATTGTTTATTATTACAATTTTGGACAAGGGAAAGAGAATATAACCAAGCTCATTGGCAAGCAGAGATAGTGAGTTTTAAAGATAAACTAAAACGTTATTTAACCACAAATCTTCGTAAATATCTGGAGCAAGAGTTTGATAATATCTATGAAGATGCAGTGCGATACGTTCGTCAAAAAACTGATAATCAAGTTAACTTTCCCGATACTTGTCCCTACAGTTTAGAAGAACTTCTCGATCCTAATTGGCTACCATCTTATCATCAAGGAGATAAAAAATGACTGTTATTCCCGACTTAAAAACTCTCTACGAAATTGATGATTCCCTCTGGTTAGCAGAAACCATAGAACTGCTCAAGGCTAAAAATTTTGACGCTTTAGATTTAGAAAACTTAATCGAGGAGTTAGAAGATTTGGGAAACGAAAAAAAGTTTCGGGTTGCTAGTTTGCTAGAGCAAATTATTAGACATTGTTTACTCCTACAATTTTGGCAAGATGAAAGAACATATAATCCTAGTCATTGGCGCTCAGAAATTGTCAATTTCCAAAACCAGATCGACAATTATTTAACTACTAATCTCCGCAATTATCTCACTCAAGAATTACCTCGTATTTACCAGAAAGCCTTAAATTATGTTAGAGAAAAAACCGATAATCAAGTTAGTTTTCCTGGGGAATGTCCCTACAGTTTAGAAAATCTGTTCGCTCTCGACTGGTTTCCTCCAGAAAATGAATAAAGGAAAAAATGAAATGCTGAAAAAGTTTCTACGTTGGCTGATTATTGGGGGAACCTTATTTTTTGTTCTCAGCAATCTTAAAAATAACTGGGATAACGTCACCTCAGTTAGAATTGAAAATCATGGCTGGTTATTTCTTTTCTTGGCACTTGTCACCACCATTATCGCTCAAATTTGGGCAGGGTGGGTGTGGACATGGATACTCAAAAGCTATCAACAACCGATTAAAACCTCCGCGGGAATTGGCATCTATATGATTACCAATTTAGGAAAATATCTACCCGGTAATATCGGCCACTTTTATGCTCGCATTGTGGCAATTAATAAAGCAGGAAGTGATTGGGGAACCGCTAGTTTAAGCGTTTTATTAGAACTTTTATTGCTGGTGTGTGCAGCCTTAGCCATAGCAGTTATTGGTAGTGGTTTAGGTTGGATGAAATCTAGCTCAAGTCTAGGGATACAGATCATAGTTTTAGGATTAATTTTAATCAGCATTCATCCCAAATTTTTAAATTATCCTCTCAAAATCCTTAGCCAAAAGAAAAAGATTGCTCAGGAACCTGTTTATCTAACTAAATATCCTCTCGTCCCTCTCTTGGGTGAAACTGGATTTTTATTGTGGCGCGGTGCGGGTTTTATTTTAGCTTGGATGGTGTTAAAAATGATTACCCCCGCTCAGATTTTACCCCTCTTAGGAACCTTTAGTTTTGCTTGGTTATTGGGTTTAGTTGTCCCCGGTGCGCCGGGAGGATTAGGGGTGTTTGAAGCTACAGTGATCGCACTTTTAGACTCAGAAAAATTTCCCGCCGCTAACGTACTTGTCACCGTTGCTATCTATCGTTTAATTAGCATTCTCTCTGAAGTCATTGCCGCTGGAATCGGGACAAAATTAGTTAAAGATAAAGCCAAGTTTTTTGGTTAGCTTAAGGATATTATTCGGGTGTGTTTGACCAATGTAACGCACCAGGAAGAAAAGTTTTGATCATTGTTAAGCGAAGATAATTTTCTCAACTGCTAAAATCTATCTCCTCACTCCTAAATTATGATGTAACATGATAAATAATCAGCCAAAATATGGATACTCCCACCTAGAGAGGACGAAAAAATGACGATTGCCAAAAGCGACGAAACTGCCACCTCTCCGGCACTGATAGAAGAAGATTTCGAGGACTTCTGGGAACCCCCCCCACCCCCCACAGACTTAATTTTTGATGATGGTGAACCCTTGGAAAGCAACCGACACCGCATTGCCATGAATGTGCTGATTCGCTCCCTACAGCAGGGTTACGGCGAACGAGACGACTTCTACACCGGTGGCAATATGTTTATTTATTTCAGCCGCGAACAGGCGAAAAATCGCGATTTTCGCGGGCCCGATTTCTTCGCTGTCCTCAATGTCGATGGCAAGAGAGAGCGACAGGGTTGGGTAATTTGGGAAGAAGAGGGACGTTATCCTGACGTTATCGTGGAATTAACCTCTCCTAGTACCGCTAGGACTGATAAAGTGCGAAAAAAAGCCATTTATGAGGGAACCTTCCGCACGCCAGATTATTTCATCTACGATCCTTTTGATGGCAATTCTTTACAAGGATGGCATTTAGGAGCCGACCAACGCTACCATTCTTTAGAACGAAACGAGCGCGGCTGGTTATGGTGCGAAACCTTGGGCTATTGGTTGGGAACTTGGCAGGGTACTATTGACCGAGAAACGGCAATCTGGGCGAGATTTTATGACCCGGAAGGCAATTTAATCCCCTTGCCGGAAGAAGCGGCACAGGAGCAAGCGGCTGCGGCACAGGAGCAAGCGGCTGCGGCACAGGAGCAAGCGGCTGCGGCACAGGAGCAAGCGGCTGCGGCACAGGAGCAAGCGGCTGCGGCACAGGAGCAATTAAATGCTACTCAGCAAGCTCTGGAAGCGGAAAGACAGCGTTCTCAACGTCTGGAAGCTCGTTTGCGAGAAATGGGGATAGAGCTATAGTATAGCTGTATTTGTTTAGGTGAGGAGGTAAGCTATTTGTGTTCCTCCTCGATTAAAGTCGGTTAATTTCTCCTTTCACGGTTGAGGGAGCCTGTAATCCCAGTCTATTTGAAATCTAGCTCGACACCTGTTTGCTGCTGTGATTACCTTTTAGCCAGTGGGTAATTATTGATCAGAGTTTTCTTTTATTCTTCCCTTCTTAAGTACCTAAGCAAAATTAATTACACATCTAAGAGCAGTAAACAATAAACAGTAAACTCAAATCTGATAACTGATAACTGATAACTGATAACTGTCTCAACTAGGAAATTTATTTGGCACGACTACTTATATGTCTCATCTATCTTTGGGCGCACAACCTCCTCTAGAATTTATACCACCTGACCTTAATCCCTTGCTTTTAAAGGGATGTCAAATCTTTTTACCTCTCTGGTTACAAACTCAAACCAACTTAAGAGAAATTTCCGCCGCTAATCTAGAAACTTTAATCACATTTTATCAAAAAAGTCAAGAGAAAAAAGTACGTTTACTGCTTGCTTTCCGTCATCCCAGTATTAGGGATCCCTACTGTATGGCCTATCTTTTGTGGAAATTAGTACCCAAAAAAGCCCAAGAGTTAGGAATAAAATTACCAGCACCGATTCACGCTCATTTTATGTACGATCGAGGGATTCCTTTATGGGCTGGAGAAAGGGTAGGATGGTTATATTCTAAGTTAGGTGGCACACCAATTCAACGGGGAAAAGCCGATTTAATCGGATTGCGATCTGCTCGTCGTTTATTATTAGAAGGAGATTATCCTTTAGCCGCTGCTCCGGAAGGGGCAACTAACGGACATAATGAGCTTGTCAGTGCGATTGAACCGGGTATTTCTCAATTAGCTTTTTGGGGGGTGGATGATGTCAAAAAAGCTAAACAACAGCAAGAAGTCATTATTTTACCTATTGGTATTCAGTATTTTTATCTGACTCCAGTGTGGCAAGAAATCGAGCGAATTTTAACTGATTTAGAAACCGATAGCGGTTTAGAACCCCCCCCGAATTCGTCCCTAGAAGAAAAGGTTTTATATGATCGTCTTTTTCGGTTAGGAGAAAGATTATTATCCTTAATGGAGGATTTTTATCGAGATTTCTACTATCAATCTTTGCCGGTAGTACCTGCCAATGGTGATGATCCAAATGAAACCCTAGCCAAACGTTTAGCCAATTTATTAGATGTGGCCCTACAAACCGCAGAAAATTATTTTAATCTTTCTCCTTATGGTAATGTAATCGATCGCTGTCGTCGTTTAGAACAAGCAGGATGGGAACGCATTTATCGGGAAGAATTAAAACCCACTCATTCTATTTCTCCCCTTGAATTAGGATTAGCTGATCGCCTTGCTGATGAAGCTAATTTAAAAATGTGGCACATGAGAATTGTGGAAAGTTTCGTCTCAGTAACCGGTTATTATGTCAAAGAAAAACCCACCGTAGAAAGATTTGCTGAGACAATTTTATTACTCTGGGATTTAGTAACAAGAATCAAGGGAGGTAATCCCTTTTTTCGTCCCCAAATTGGTCAACAAAAAGCGATAATAACTATTGGCGAATCTATTTCCGTATCCGAGCGCTATGGCGATTATAAAAGCGATCGACGCTCGGCCGTAGCACAATTAACCCAAGATTTACAAACCAGTTTAGAAAGTTTAATTATTCATCAGTAGATAATTAGGTTGTGCTGAACAAGTTTGTCGGTGGAGTCAGTTATCAGTTATCAGTTATCAGTTATCAGTTCACTGAGAAAACCCCCCACTTCCCCCCGCAACGGTTCGACAGGCTCACCGTCCGCTCGACTAAACTTCGCCGAACGTCCGAACGTCGCGCACGAAGTGGTCTTCTCACTTCCCACTCCCCAATTCATAATTTATAATTCCCAATTCATAATTTATAATTCATAATTCATAATTTATAATTCCCACTTTCCTGGGAAAAACCTTTTCACCTAGCTCTAGTATAGGAGATAGTACGGGAATCTGGAAAAACTCAATACCGAAAACCCTACCCCGGTCAGAGAATCTTTTATCTATCCTAAAAGTGTAGAGATAAACCAACATCTCTAGCCTTAAGAAAACTTCGGAGGTGACTTATATGGCACTTATACGTTGGGAACCTTTCAGAGAAGTAGAAAGCCTACAGAAAGAAATGAATCGCTTGTTTGACCGTCTTGTGCCGACTGATGTAGGCAATGGCGAAAAAATGGGGTTATCCTTCATCCCAGCGGCGGAAATAACCGAAACGCCAGAGGCAGTTCAGCTTAAACTGGAAATACCTGGTATGGAAGCCAAAGACCTCAACGTGGAAGTAACAGCCGATAGTCTGACCATTAATGGTGAAAGAAAATCGGAAATTAAAACCGAAGAAGAAGGATTTACCCGCACTGAATTCCGTTATGGTAAATTCCATCGGGTTATTCCTCTACCTGTTCGGGTTGATAACACTAACGTGACTGCTGAATACAAAGATGGCATTCTCAACCTCACCCTCCCGAAAGCGGAAGAAGAAAAAAATAAAGTGGTGAAAGTGTCCATCAATCCTGCCATTGCTCAATGATGTAACTCTCATTGTCTGGTCTTGAGCGAAAGAGTTGACCTAGTCTGATTAAACCGAAGCGGGAGTATTAAATTATACTTCCGCTTTTAGCTTCTTAACCTTTTAATTTAAAACTTCTAACACTGCTTGGGGTGATAATTTATCTTTAAACCAGATAACCTGAGCGGGTAGATTTTGAAATTTAACTCCAGCTTTTTCTAGATTTAACCGTTCCGATACGGCTAAGATTAGATTATTTGCTTGGGCCGATTTAACCTGTAAAAATTTCTTTTGTAGGTATTCTGGTCGCCAATAACCAACAATTTCGAGGAGAAAAACGCGACCATCGGGATGCAATAAACGGAAATCGGGAATCATCACTCCTCCGGGTAAAGGCACTAAATCCACTTCCCTTTCTAGTTGCCATTCAGTTTTTAACTGTAACCAACGTTTAGCGAAAGATTCCTCTAACATACTATCGTAGGGTTTACCCGGGGAATAGTGGGACACCAGACCACAGTTATCCTCTAAATTAAACTGTTGTTTTTTAATAGTTCCTGTATAGGAATCTTTGTACTGTAATTGTGCCTTCAGATTCCAGTGAGTAACATGGAGTAGGGCCGGTATTAATTTAGCGATTTCAATGCCATAACGACTGTTAGCTTTAAATAAACTGGTGGGACCATCGATAGTAATAGTAAATCCCGTGTCGGCATCCCCTTCGATATAAGTCATTAAACGAAATAGTTTTAGATAGCGAAAGAGATATTTATATTCCCCTGGATCGTTGCGGTGGACGTTGATAATTAAATAATTGGCCCGATAAAAAATACCTTGAATTTGCGAGAGGTTAAAACGATGAATTAAGTTTTCAGGGGTGGGAGCATCAAATTGAGTGAGAATTTTATTCTCTGCTAAATCAGCATAGAGTCCTTTTTCTAGAGCCACTGGAAAAATTTCTTGATTTAATTCTTGGCTGAGTTGCTGGGCAATTTTCTCCAGAATTAGCGATCGATTTTGGGGAATAGGAACAAAGTTGGCCGCTTGTTCAAAAACTCTTTTTCTTAATTCCTGCGGTTCTAAGGGACTAATAATCTCAAAGGTGGCAAAATGATTGGTTAATAGGTGAGCAAATCCCCGTTTAATTTTATAATCGGGACTGTCTCCCTCCAAGATTAGGAGTTTTTGGCTTAATTCTCCCTTGGTTTCACCGATACTTTCCTGAAAACAGGTGATTTGTTCTTTAGCGATCGCCAGATAATCGGTCGCGATCGGTAAGCGTTTGGGAATAATTGTCTCGCCATTTTGACGGGAAATCAATAAATCGGTCGGTAACATGGCAAGCTAGAGAAGAATAATCAGATGGGGAGAGGTGGGACGACAAGGAAAGGTCGAAACCCCAAAAATCCCCCGATTCTAACTATTTTGGTCGAGATAACGCTCTAAATCTTCGATCACACGGGTTAATTCTGCTTCTGTGGTTAAGCGTAGGCGATCATCACGAACCGTTAACAAAACTTTAGCCGAAAAAGGACTCGGATAAATATTGGGATTACAAAACACTTCCAGAAACACATCACCAGTGTGCTGATATTCCAGCGGTTTTTGGGGTTGGGGTTTACCCCCACTAGCGGCATTACTGGCGATCGCTTTTAGGCGATCAAGTAAAATGTTAATTTCCCTTTGCAAATCCAAGGCAGCACTGGGACTGAAACGAAAAGTAACGGAACCTTGCAAGAGATTAAGAGTTAAAGGAATCATGGAAAAAATCAGGTTAGGAGAAAGCCTGAAGTTAATTATATTGATTTCTGGAGATTTGGGGAAACTGGGTGAAGTTACCTTGAATGTCGGATTGAAGGAACCCTTTTGTTTTACCCATGAGATGAAAATCCGACCAATATGGGACAGCGAGGCACAGCAAGAGCGGCGTACTGCTACGCAGTGCCTTCGGCATCGCACTAATGAGAAGATAAGGAATAGGTGGGTTGATTAGGAATTTTATTGAGGGTTTGACAATCCATTAAATATTGTTCAATGGCGGTTTTAAAAGCCTGTTCTAGTTCATCAACGGAAAGACCATCAAAAACAATAATATCTTCTGTGTTGATGACGCGACCAAAAAATAAGCGATCGCTTTCATCGTATTCAATCACAGCTTCATAGTCTTTGTATCGCATTAATCTACTCCTGCTTTAATTAGAAATTCACGAAGAGCTTTAATTTGGTATCTTTTTAGTTCTTTTTGGGGGTGAGGGGAATGAATGTTAAGGGAAATTTTGTTTAGGTCAAATCGAACTCTTGAGCCATCGCCTTGAGTAATTATACCTCCCAATGACTGAATTAAATTAACGACATCATCCCAAACGATGTTACGGCGGATGGGATCAACAAAAATAGCATCATAGGTTTTTCGCTGTTTTTTGTTCATTCGCTAATTATAGCTTGATTACTAACTTAAGATTTTAACAATAAAAATGATCGTCTCTTCTTTACTCTAAATCAAAACAGCGATCGCTCTATTGCCCTTTACATCCGTCCTCATGATTTAACCAAAAAAGGGGCTTTTAACCCCTCTTAAAAATTGCGTTATAAGAGCGGCGTACTGCTACGCAGTGCCTTCGGCATCGCACTAAACCAAATCAGCGATCGCTCTCACTTCGATTGTGAAGCCGTTCCAAACTTTGATAACCTCCAATTTTTTCTGGTTTCAGATAAATTTGCCGTCACGACATCGGCTGAGATTTGAGCTTGTTCGATGGTTTCCGCTAACAACTCTAGGATAGCAGAAGGAGCGATTGGATAGTATTCAGAGATTCTTAGGGTTAAAGTATGAAGACGAGAGTAAGGATTTCTTAATCTTTCCAGACAATTCTCAATTTGTTCTAACTCTGGTAGTGTCTCCTCTGTTTCACCATGACGCTCGAAAAGACTAAATTCGGTGTTTTTCGTTTCGGCAATCAGTTCTATGAGCCGTCGTTGTAAGCTAAAAATAGTGGTTAATACTTCAGGAGACAGTTTAGCCAAAAATCCAAAACTCCCTTCATTCGCTTGACTGTTTCTTATCGTACTGTATCATCTACAAAATTATCCTCGGGTCAATTTAAAGAATACAAAAACTGTCAGAACAATTATCCCTGCCCTTCCCCCATGATTCCTGCTTGCCGTAATAATTCCAGGAGCCGTTCATTTTCCTGTTCCGCTAAATTGGCCCGTTGCCGTTCTGCCTCTGCGGTTTGCTCTGCTAAATTAGCTCTTTGCCGTTCTGTCTCTGCGGTTTGCTCTGCTAAACTAGCCCGTTCGGATAACTCTAGGGTTGTTAAAAAACGATTACCCTGGGGAGTATAAATTTCTAACTGCTCCTGGTTTAACACAAAACGGATGTCTAACCGGGGACTAACCCAATCCGTCGCCATTTCGATCACTTCCAACTTGTTGGCCCTGCGCTGATACCCAGCAAAATCCACCCGTTCAGGGTCATAAATATAGTATTCCTCTACCCCATATTGTTCATAAAACCCTAACTTTTTGGCCATTTCCTTGAGGGTATTTCCAGGCGACAAAATCTCGAACACCACCTGGGGTGCAATATTTCCCTCCTGCCACTGACGATAGGAGCCGCGCTCGCCTTTAGGCCGTCCAAAGACCACCATCACATCGGGAGCGACGCGAACATCTGGACGACCTTCGACGGGATACCACAGTAAATCCCCCGCCACAAACACATCGGGAGCATCTCGAAATACACAATCAAGATTTTCCTTAATCAAGACAATCCAGCGAAATTGCCAGGTATTATCGGCCATCGGTTGTCCATCACTGTCAGGATAAATAACGGCTCGGTTTAGGGCTACGGTCATGGGTAGTGGCTCCCAACGCTCAAAGGTTATTTTAAAAGGGGGTTAGTCGGGGAAAGATTACTGTCGGTTAGCGAAAGCTCGTCCATTGGCAAAACTAGAGTTGTTTGCTCCCCCGTCTTCCAACTTTGGGGTGGGAACATTTAATTCGGGTTGACATCCTCACCGTCCGTTTACGGACGGTGATTCCCAAACCTCACGATTTAGGTTTCTGCTTCTTTCCCTTGCGGGGTTCCGCACCTGCCTTAACAGATTTACTCTGTTCTGGTCTTATGGTCGCGAACCGGACTGACACCGCAAGTCCTGCGGCCAAAATATTTTTACTGGCGTTAATATCTCGGTCATGGTGCGTCCCACAGTCTGGACAATCCCATTCTCGAATATTTAACGGCATTTTCTCAGCAATATACCCGGTGCGCCGCAATAGCGACTCTTGTTCGGGTGTGGGGTAAAATCGGTAAGAATAGGCTTTTTCCATATTCCACATTCTGGCATATATCGTGTAAACGATGCTCATATTTAAGCGATCGCCAGCTGAATGAGAGTTGATCTCAATAATTTGGTATCAGAGCTATCAGATTTTTAGGGCTAATTGTGCATCTGCTGGGCAAACAAATTAGCCTGTAATTCAGAGCCGGCAATCGTTTTGACGATTTAGATAAAATTTTCAATGTGACACTTTAGGGTGCGGAATGTGGGTTTTAGGACTATTTTGTCGAAGAAACTATCAGTATAGACCTCGTTTCCACACAGAAACCAGAAGAGCCCGCATCGGAAATCAATTCGGCGATCTCCCTAGACCCGATCTATGATAGTCCTAGTCTCCGCGATTAGATTGCAACAGCCCCGATCGCCCGGTGTAAATCTATATAATCGAAAATATCCCTATCAAATTACCGACGCGGAACGAGATTAATCCGGCCTTCGTCCATTTCGTCCATGAGTAACTCGAGGGCCTCGTAATCCACATCAGAAACGTAGCCAAGACGAGCGAGGAGTTCATTAATTCCGTTTTCGATTTCTGGCGTGATCTGACGATAATATAGGGCTTTTTCCACTAATTGGCGGATAGTCGGCTGGGTATCCACAATTTCCTTACTCTAGCTCAATAAATCTAGTTTCTGTATCCTGCTTTACTTTATTTTAGCAAAAATACCGGTAGAATACTGGGTCATCATCAGTCATTCGGGATTAGAGCTTAAAACCTAACGACTTTCCCTTGATGTTTACCCTAGTCAGTCCTGATCACTGTTTCTCTTTATTGCCCGTATTAAAGGTTAACCTAAAAGTGGTTACTTCCTACAGGGTAAAAATTAAAAAAAGATTAATCTTTTCAGGAGAGAGAAAATTGATCAAGACCAAGGTGGCAAAATCAGAAAGTTAGGACATAATAGCGGTATCTGATTTCCAGTTAAAAGGTTCATTTATGAATTTCAAAGCCCAGCCATGAAAAGTCCTGTAAAAGTCCCAGAAATTGCTCTATTTGAGCCAAGTAGCTATATTACCGCCGCTAACGTCCTAGAATTTCAAGAGCAGCTCACCAATCTGGTTAACCAGAGTGGCTCTTTCACCTTTCTGGTGGATATGAGTAGGGTGGAATTCCTCGACAGCGCTGGATTAATGGCTTTAGTTACCGCCTTTCGTCTGGCTCAAAGTCAAGAAAAATCCTTCAATATCTGTTCTATTCCACCTTCAGTCAAGATTATCTTTGAATTAACCCAACTAGACCGGGTTCTCTCGATTTTCCCTAGCCGTGCTGACTTTGATGCTGTCATCACCCTCCCCCAAGCGGCGTAAGCAGACAAAATAGGGTTTCTCGCCGCAATTTCTCGGCTGCACTCTCAATTCTACCCGTAAATCACCTCTTGACCGGGTAGATTCCCATTGGTACAACCGACTCCTCATGACAACAATTTTTCTCAAGGAGAGCCATTGTACTGTTGAGATGGCTCTCCTCCTTTTGGGATATTATTTCTAGGGACAAACTACCGTACACTTGTTCAGGGCAGCCCACAAAAGACTGTCTGTTAAGAAATTCGATGACTTTAGTGATGACAGGGGGGAAGGGGGGCAAGATGGTAGATAGGCAATGAGTAGTAATTTCCTAGAATCCATGACAGTCAAAAATCTCCAGTATGCTTATTTTCCCGGTTGTGTCGCTCAAGGTGCCTGTCGGGAACTATATTTATCCACGGCAGCCCTGACGGAAGCTTTGGGGATTAATTTAGTCGAACTTAAAAAAGCTGCCTGTTGTGGTTCGGGAACCTATAAGGAAGATTCGCAACTCTTGGAAGATGCCGTCAATGCGCGCAATATTGCCCTAGCGGAAGCCCTCAATTTACCCCTGTTGACTCACTGTAGCACCTGTCAAGGGGTGATCGGTCATGTGGACGAGCGCTTGAAGGAAGCAAAGCATAATAATCCCAATTATGTTGAGGAAGTTAATAATTATTTACAGAAAGAACATTGTTCCCCCTACCAAGGTACGACGACGGTTAAACACCTACTCTGGGCAATTGTCGGCGATTATGGCTTAGATAATCTGGCGGCCAAGGTGGTTCGTCCCTTATCAGGGTTAAATTGTGCCAGTTTTTATGGTTGTTATCTCCTGCGGGCCCAGGATACTCTCCCCTACGATAATCCCTTTCAGCCGGAATCTCTAGAAAATGTCTTTCGAGCGGTGGGGGCGAATCCGATTTATTATCAAGGACGCACTCAATGCTGTGGTTGGCCTCTGTCCAGTTATGCCACCACCCAATCCTTCCAAATGGCAGGAAAACACATTTTAGAGGCGATGGCAGCGGGGGCCGATTGTTTAGTCACCCCTTGTCCTTTATGCCATCTTAATCTTGATTCCCGACAACCGGAAGTGGCAAAAGTGATCGGTCGAAGTTTAGGTTTACCCGTGTTACATTTTTCCCAATTGGTCGCTTTAGCGGTGGGAGTCGGTCCCGATCGTTTAGGATTAGATCGACACATCGTTTCAACGAAATCCCTGTTAAAGAAATTGGGGTTTTAGAACTCAATCAGGAGTGTTAGCAATGGATTGGTTAAAAAGAATTTTTGGCTTAGATAAACCGGCAGATGCCGCTAGTGCGATCGCAGGGAAAGCCGCTGCTGCCGGTATTCCCCCCGAAAGAGTCGGATTAGATGGAAAATACGACGAAAGCGGCCTAGCTAAACGAGTAGTTTTAGCTTTTGACGAGACACCGGATTTAGCTGATGAAGACAAATTGTGGGTCGCTCAAACTGGTGGTAAAGTTGTACTAAAAGGCAAGGTTTCCAATCAGGCGAATTTAAACAAAATGGTGGCCATTGCCAGTAAAGTCCATGGGGCAACCAGCGTCGATACCAGTCAAGTAACTATTGGGTGAAGTCGAACGGCTGTTAACCTCTTGTAAAAATCAAAAATTGTTGTTAGGGTTAGGAGTCAGTAGCCAGTAGTCAGTAGTCAGGAGAATTAAGAATGAATAATAATCAGTTAAATGGTCTATTTACATATTTTATGCGATTTAATCCTTATTTTTGATGTTTTTGAACCCTCAAAAGTTAATTATGCAAGAGGTTTAATATTCCCCGTGAAAATTAACCACTAAAACCCAGAGGGTTTTTGCTAGGGTAGATAACCCCAAGACTGGCAATCGCCCCCAGCCGGCTGCTGTAAAATGGGAGGGATAGATACAACTCAGGAGAAAAGACCTCAGTGCAGTACAACCCCGCAGAAATCGAACAGAAATGGCAGAAGATTTGGCAGCAAATGGGATTAGACAAAACCCCAGAAAACGCCGATAAACC
Encoded here:
- a CDS encoding DUF29 domain-containing protein is translated as MTVIPDLKTLYEIDDSLWLAETIELLKAKNFEALDLENLIEELEDLANEKKFRVASFLQQIIRHCLLLQFWTREREYNQAHWQAEIVSFKDKLKRYLTTNLRKYLEQEFDNIYEDAVRYVRQKTDNQVNFPDTCPYSLEELLDPNWLPSYHQGDKK
- a CDS encoding DUF29 domain-containing protein gives rise to the protein MTVIPDLKTLYEIDDSLWLAETIELLKAKNFDALDLENLIEELEDLGNEKKFRVASLLEQIIRHCLLLQFWQDERTYNPSHWRSEIVNFQNQIDNYLTTNLRNYLTQELPRIYQKALNYVREKTDNQVSFPGECPYSLENLFALDWFPPENE
- a CDS encoding lysylphosphatidylglycerol synthase transmembrane domain-containing protein produces the protein MNKGKNEMLKKFLRWLIIGGTLFFVLSNLKNNWDNVTSVRIENHGWLFLFLALVTTIIAQIWAGWVWTWILKSYQQPIKTSAGIGIYMITNLGKYLPGNIGHFYARIVAINKAGSDWGTASLSVLLELLLLVCAALAIAVIGSGLGWMKSSSSLGIQIIVLGLILISIHPKFLNYPLKILSQKKKIAQEPVYLTKYPLVPLLGETGFLLWRGAGFILAWMVLKMITPAQILPLLGTFSFAWLLGLVVPGAPGGLGVFEATVIALLDSEKFPAANVLVTVAIYRLISILSEVIAAGIGTKLVKDKAKFFG
- a CDS encoding Uma2 family endonuclease, with translation MTIAKSDETATSPALIEEDFEDFWEPPPPPTDLIFDDGEPLESNRHRIAMNVLIRSLQQGYGERDDFYTGGNMFIYFSREQAKNRDFRGPDFFAVLNVDGKRERQGWVIWEEEGRYPDVIVELTSPSTARTDKVRKKAIYEGTFRTPDYFIYDPFDGNSLQGWHLGADQRYHSLERNERGWLWCETLGYWLGTWQGTIDRETAIWARFYDPEGNLIPLPEEAAQEQAAAAQEQAAAAQEQAAAAQEQAAAAQEQAAAAQEQLNATQQALEAERQRSQRLEARLREMGIEL
- a CDS encoding 1-acyl-sn-glycerol-3-phosphate acyltransferase, producing MSHLSLGAQPPLEFIPPDLNPLLLKGCQIFLPLWLQTQTNLREISAANLETLITFYQKSQEKKVRLLLAFRHPSIRDPYCMAYLLWKLVPKKAQELGIKLPAPIHAHFMYDRGIPLWAGERVGWLYSKLGGTPIQRGKADLIGLRSARRLLLEGDYPLAAAPEGATNGHNELVSAIEPGISQLAFWGVDDVKKAKQQQEVIILPIGIQYFYLTPVWQEIERILTDLETDSGLEPPPNSSLEEKVLYDRLFRLGERLLSLMEDFYRDFYYQSLPVVPANGDDPNETLAKRLANLLDVALQTAENYFNLSPYGNVIDRCRRLEQAGWERIYREELKPTHSISPLELGLADRLADEANLKMWHMRIVESFVSVTGYYVKEKPTVERFAETILLLWDLVTRIKGGNPFFRPQIGQQKAIITIGESISVSERYGDYKSDRRSAVAQLTQDLQTSLESLIIHQ
- a CDS encoding Hsp20/alpha crystallin family protein, with the protein product MALIRWEPFREVESLQKEMNRLFDRLVPTDVGNGEKMGLSFIPAAEITETPEAVQLKLEIPGMEAKDLNVEVTADSLTINGERKSEIKTEEEGFTRTEFRYGKFHRVIPLPVRVDNTNVTAEYKDGILNLTLPKAEEEKNKVVKVSINPAIAQ
- a CDS encoding DUF790 family protein, translated to MLPTDLLISRQNGETIIPKRLPIATDYLAIAKEQITCFQESIGETKGELSQKLLILEGDSPDYKIKRGFAHLLTNHFATFEIISPLEPQELRKRVFEQAANFVPIPQNRSLILEKIAQQLSQELNQEIFPVALEKGLYADLAENKILTQFDAPTPENLIHRFNLSQIQGIFYRANYLIINVHRNDPGEYKYLFRYLKLFRLMTYIEGDADTGFTITIDGPTSLFKANSRYGIEIAKLIPALLHVTHWNLKAQLQYKDSYTGTIKKQQFNLEDNCGLVSHYSPGKPYDSMLEESFAKRWLQLKTEWQLEREVDLVPLPGGVMIPDFRLLHPDGRVFLLEIVGYWRPEYLQKKFLQVKSAQANNLILAVSERLNLEKAGVKFQNLPAQVIWFKDKLSPQAVLEVLN
- a CDS encoding type II toxin-antitoxin system HicB family antitoxin, which gives rise to MRYKDYEAVIEYDESDRLFFGRVINTEDIIVFDGLSVDELEQAFKTAIEQYLMDCQTLNKIPNQPTYSLSSH
- a CDS encoding type II toxin-antitoxin system HicA family toxin, whose product is MNKKQRKTYDAIFVDPIRRNIVWDDVVNLIQSLGGIITQGDGSRVRFDLNKISLNIHSPHPQKELKRYQIKALREFLIKAGVD
- a CDS encoding Uma2 family endonuclease, yielding MTVALNRAVIYPDSDGQPMADNTWQFRWIVLIKENLDCVFRDAPDVFVAGDLLWYPVEGRPDVRVAPDVMVVFGRPKGERGSYRQWQEGNIAPQVVFEILSPGNTLKEMAKKLGFYEQYGVEEYYIYDPERVDFAGYQRRANKLEVIEMATDWVSPRLDIRFVLNQEQLEIYTPQGNRFLTTLELSERASLAEQTAETERQRANLAEQTAEAERQRANLAEQENERLLELLRQAGIMGEGQG